The following proteins are co-located in the Legionella busanensis genome:
- a CDS encoding amphi-Trp domain-containing protein translates to MKEKDAIELEKIYGSAAVANKLRRIADAIEQTKGFQIQINKKRIYVPIDVYVEFEYEKESDECELGIEIKWKKNKS, encoded by the coding sequence ATGAAAGAAAAAGATGCAATAGAATTAGAAAAAATATATGGCTCAGCAGCCGTTGCAAATAAATTGAGACGAATTGCAGACGCTATTGAACAAACCAAAGGCTTCCAAATACAAATAAACAAAAAACGTATTTATGTACCCATTGACGTGTATGTTGAGTTTGAGTACGAAAAGGAAAGTGATGAATGCGAGCTTGGAATTGAAATAAAGTGGAAAAAAAATAAGAGTTAG
- a CDS encoding AAA family ATPase gives MRIAVSGTHSVGKSTFVKDFLYAYPDYKHEEEPYRVLREFYDIKFGNKSTRFHNGIQLYYNITRVQSYLSSLDNVIFDRCPIDYIAYSLYTANHKQTDINLAFVEGMIEPVLNSLKNLDLILFIPITEKHLIEIEDDGIRPTDQSYRNEVDAIFKSIYREKLFGIMSQANLPKVIEIWGTREQRITQVSDLLNEEK, from the coding sequence ATGCGCATAGCAGTTTCCGGCACTCATTCTGTTGGAAAAAGTACCTTTGTCAAAGATTTCTTATATGCATATCCTGATTATAAACATGAGGAAGAGCCCTATCGTGTTTTAAGAGAGTTTTATGATATTAAGTTTGGTAATAAGTCCACGCGTTTTCATAATGGTATACAGCTTTATTATAATATCACTCGCGTACAGAGTTACCTATCTTCATTAGATAATGTCATTTTTGATCGTTGTCCTATCGATTATATTGCTTATTCCCTTTATACCGCTAATCACAAACAAACTGATATTAATCTCGCTTTTGTAGAGGGTATGATTGAGCCTGTACTTAATTCACTTAAAAACCTTGATCTCATCTTGTTTATTCCAATCACTGAAAAACATTTAATAGAAATAGAAGATGATGGTATTCGTCCTACTGATCAAAGTTATCGTAATGAAGTAGATGCTATATTTAAATCAATTTATAGAGAGAAATTATTTGGCATTATGTCCCAGGCGAATTTACCTAAAGTAATAGAAATTTGGGGTACACGCGAACAAAGAATAACTCAAGTTTCGGATTTATTAAATGAAGAAAAGTAA
- a CDS encoding alpha/beta hydrolase — translation MKKSKEPVWMKKGPAQHFYQHLLKNKSIVQQWLTILRSAWGDPGHPDLEKYLDVSYKKQVIKSKDNLDIPISLFIPKQLDSSAVFIYIHGGGWIAPTAGKHQAWAKKIAHLSKIKVISIDYRLAPEHPYPAALEDCVTVYEYIRANSKAKVFIGGDSAGGNLAAAVALYCADHAIAIPDKILCLCPLMDFHFENYPSIFELGIGNPRGDSSLLAFERFCYVPDKKDWKIPYVSPMYGQLQNLPETLILIAEDDPLRDDNIAFVEKLKAANVKVTILSYKDMPHTFYTYPQFLPKQAQSANEAISQFIIK, via the coding sequence ATGAAGAAAAGTAAAGAGCCTGTCTGGATGAAAAAAGGGCCAGCTCAGCATTTTTATCAACATCTTCTTAAAAATAAATCGATTGTGCAACAATGGCTAACTATTTTAAGGTCAGCTTGGGGTGATCCCGGGCATCCAGATTTAGAAAAATATTTAGATGTTTCCTATAAAAAACAAGTTATTAAGAGTAAAGATAATTTAGACATTCCAATTTCTCTTTTCATACCTAAACAATTAGATAGTTCTGCAGTCTTTATTTATATTCATGGAGGTGGATGGATTGCACCTACAGCTGGAAAGCATCAAGCTTGGGCTAAAAAAATTGCTCACTTAAGTAAGATAAAAGTTATCAGCATTGATTACCGTTTAGCACCTGAGCATCCTTATCCAGCGGCTTTAGAAGACTGTGTGACGGTCTATGAATATATACGAGCTAATTCTAAGGCTAAAGTTTTTATTGGGGGCGATTCAGCTGGTGGTAACCTTGCAGCTGCAGTAGCACTTTATTGCGCTGATCATGCCATTGCCATACCTGATAAAATACTATGTTTATGCCCATTAATGGACTTTCATTTTGAAAACTACCCTTCTATTTTCGAGCTCGGTATAGGTAACCCTCGGGGAGATTCTAGCTTATTAGCGTTTGAAAGATTTTGCTATGTTCCAGACAAAAAAGATTGGAAAATTCCTTACGTCAGTCCTATGTATGGACAATTGCAGAACTTACCCGAAACGTTGATTTTAATTGCAGAAGATGATCCATTACGGGATGATAATATTGCTTTTGTTGAAAAATTAAAGGCAGCCAATGTTAAAGTAACTATTTTATCCTACAAGGATATGCCACATACTTTTTATACCTACCCTCAATTTTTACCTAAACAAGCGCAATCTGCTAATGAAGCAATTAGCCAATTTATTATTAAATAA
- a CDS encoding HEAT repeat domain-containing protein, translating into MPSPTFFAALPVEIALLIHAKLPAKTLYKQCQLVDKYQAFIATLALLFKQGPEAIVYQQHVLDSLLNKKVNPVIDVAYLRDENRKQLIDALFKLIKNPLLNFKSKLPALLVISKLENKPALIDISLIHKIEAQLKSTDSEKICLALNWLTHLVPYLPPLYLDIFISSVSAMVKEPSKHAYQAIKCLSALAPFAQSIVLTNICAEVSLKLSNFYGSVRHTAVTCLAALVPYVKPIVLTMICTKIRAQLTDESLEVRQAAVKCLTVLATCMKAAELSMICNEARAQLTHADEFTREAALYCLAAFLPHAQLSDISKILIEIKAKLNDPDWEVRKAAIKCLAALLPFAQPSEVNTTLIEVKAKLADAKWGVRQAAVKCLVGFATYIKCPEFTSLCIEARAKMNAGAGHADAAYALSWLAPYGQPHELSAICTEVRTKLTDADKNMRRAAVKCLAVLALHVPLTELSKICTEIEAKLKDAEWHVRYAALQALIKLVVKLPYDAQKEFISANSNTLLHSEFRDAFYQLVNALISQQGRKDKEVGEIFQLIQEYDPIFHIFSTKYSDLLSNHLGTDNKQFTL; encoded by the coding sequence ATGCCATCGCCTACGTTTTTTGCAGCATTACCCGTAGAAATTGCTCTTCTTATTCATGCTAAATTACCTGCCAAGACCTTGTATAAGCAATGTCAATTAGTGGATAAATACCAAGCGTTTATTGCGACCCTTGCTTTATTATTTAAGCAAGGACCTGAAGCGATTGTTTATCAGCAACATGTATTAGACAGCTTATTAAATAAGAAAGTAAACCCGGTCATTGACGTAGCTTATTTGAGGGATGAAAATCGAAAACAATTAATCGATGCTTTATTTAAGCTTATCAAAAATCCTTTATTAAATTTTAAAAGTAAATTACCCGCTTTATTGGTTATAAGCAAACTAGAGAATAAGCCTGCTTTAATTGATATTAGCCTAATCCATAAAATTGAGGCGCAATTAAAGAGTACGGATAGCGAAAAAATCTGCTTGGCCTTAAATTGGCTGACTCATTTAGTACCTTATCTTCCACCACTTTATTTAGATATATTTATTAGTTCTGTGAGCGCAATGGTAAAAGAGCCAAGTAAGCATGCTTATCAAGCAATTAAGTGTTTATCAGCGCTTGCGCCGTTTGCCCAATCTATTGTGCTTACAAACATATGCGCTGAGGTTAGTCTTAAATTGAGTAATTTTTACGGTTCTGTTCGTCACACAGCGGTAACATGTTTAGCAGCCCTTGTGCCATACGTAAAACCCATCGTACTTACGATGATATGCACTAAGATTAGAGCGCAATTGACTGATGAAAGTTTGGAAGTTCGCCAAGCGGCAGTAAAATGTTTAACTGTGCTTGCAACGTGTATGAAAGCCGCTGAGCTTAGTATGATATGTAATGAAGCTAGAGCTCAATTGACTCATGCGGACGAGTTTACACGTGAAGCCGCTTTATATTGTTTAGCGGCGTTTTTGCCACATGCTCAACTAAGCGATATTAGTAAGATACTTATTGAGATTAAAGCTAAATTGAATGACCCTGATTGGGAGGTTCGCAAAGCAGCTATAAAGTGTTTAGCAGCACTTTTACCATTTGCTCAACCTAGCGAGGTCAACACAACACTTATTGAGGTCAAAGCTAAATTGGCTGATGCAAAGTGGGGCGTTCGCCAAGCTGCGGTAAAATGTTTAGTTGGGTTTGCAACATATATAAAATGCCCGGAGTTTACTTCTCTATGTATTGAAGCTAGGGCTAAAATGAATGCTGGAGCTGGGCATGCTGATGCGGCATATGCTTTATCCTGGCTTGCACCATACGGACAACCGCATGAGCTTAGTGCAATTTGCACGGAAGTTAGGACTAAATTAACTGATGCAGATAAGAATATGCGTCGAGCAGCAGTAAAATGTTTAGCAGTACTTGCCCTACATGTGCCGCTGACTGAACTAAGCAAAATATGTACAGAGATTGAAGCCAAACTGAAGGATGCGGAGTGGCATGTTCGTTATGCAGCTTTGCAAGCTTTAATTAAACTAGTGGTTAAGCTACCGTATGATGCACAAAAAGAGTTTATAAGCGCTAACAGTAACACTTTATTACATAGCGAATTTCGGGACGCTTTTTATCAGTTAGTGAATGCTCTAATCAGCCAACAAGGAAGAAAAGATAAGGAAGTAGGTGAAATTTTTCAATTAATACAAGAGTATGACCCAATTTTTCACATCTTTTCTACGAAATATAGTGATTTGTTATCTAACCATTTAGGCACAGATAATAAACAGTTTACACTTTAG
- a CDS encoding ATP-binding protein, whose product MSIRHKILLSMFLVVMLFVPVNLYLLTKYLDVKKNFLIFVDSTVPRLESLLRMQNLNNRINLFIENLSVKFQQTAGNTNTPDKVGAVKDEFLSLLEELGEQAKNYSYYHHQQVDVHVKRLTNLRDEVMISALNVFSAKEQKQHIPRINDQETILQNKGKQLNHYIDTLLLQESANIDDEREKINLAARHLTNLTLFLNLIIILVIVILSFFLAKIISNPLIYLSQFAKNIDYDNLEPLLPILSQDEIGELQEHLNRMLLKLDKAKTTLIETSRSAGVAEIATSILHNVGNVLNSINTSVALLTETNQQSSIAKLPKLLDLLEKNKNNLDYFLAHDERGKVVMPYFKGLIEKLENEKVKRQEELENLDKNLTHVNQLIIMQQESSRPGVSLLEPIELTELIEDILPLFANRLRKVNINVERQFKPLPSFLSVKNKIQQILINLIKNAIDSLAISNKNEKRLVIRLELLTEKRWLEVIIKDNGIGIAKEDLQKIFSFGFTTKSNGHGYGLHNCALLAIDLGGELKVESKGINQGANFTLSLPLEKE is encoded by the coding sequence ATGAGTATTCGACATAAAATTTTATTAAGTATGTTCTTAGTAGTCATGCTTTTTGTACCGGTTAACCTTTATTTACTAACGAAATACTTAGATGTTAAAAAAAATTTTTTGATTTTCGTGGATAGCACTGTCCCACGGCTTGAATCATTGTTAAGAATGCAAAATTTAAATAATCGCATTAATTTATTTATTGAAAATTTAAGTGTTAAATTTCAACAAACAGCGGGGAATACTAATACACCTGACAAGGTGGGCGCTGTTAAGGATGAGTTTTTATCTTTGCTAGAAGAGCTAGGAGAGCAAGCGAAAAATTACAGTTATTATCATCATCAGCAAGTAGATGTACATGTAAAGCGACTTACTAATTTGCGAGATGAGGTTATGATTTCTGCTTTAAATGTTTTTTCTGCTAAAGAACAAAAGCAACATATACCGCGTATCAATGACCAAGAAACAATACTACAAAATAAAGGAAAGCAACTTAATCATTACATTGACACATTACTCTTACAAGAGTCAGCTAATATTGATGATGAACGTGAAAAAATTAATCTGGCTGCTCGCCATTTAACAAACCTAACTTTGTTTTTAAATCTTATCATTATATTAGTTATTGTCATTCTTAGTTTTTTTCTAGCAAAAATAATATCAAATCCTCTTATTTATCTTAGTCAGTTTGCTAAAAATATTGATTATGATAATTTAGAGCCCTTACTTCCTATCTTGAGTCAAGATGAAATAGGCGAATTACAAGAGCACCTAAATCGAATGTTACTTAAACTAGATAAGGCTAAAACAACTTTGATTGAAACCTCTCGCTCTGCAGGAGTTGCTGAGATTGCTACCAGTATTCTTCACAATGTTGGGAATGTTTTAAATAGTATTAATACTTCCGTTGCTTTGCTCACAGAAACTAATCAACAATCATCGATAGCTAAATTACCTAAGTTGTTAGACTTGCTAGAAAAAAATAAAAATAATTTAGATTATTTTCTAGCTCATGATGAGCGCGGTAAAGTAGTTATGCCTTATTTTAAAGGGTTAATTGAAAAATTAGAAAATGAAAAAGTAAAAAGACAAGAAGAGTTAGAAAATTTAGACAAAAACCTCACACATGTAAATCAACTCATTATAATGCAACAAGAATCTAGTCGCCCTGGTGTAAGTCTTCTTGAGCCTATTGAACTCACTGAGTTAATTGAAGATATTTTGCCGTTATTTGCTAATCGGCTTAGAAAAGTTAATATTAATGTAGAACGGCAATTTAAGCCACTTCCATCTTTTTTATCGGTTAAAAATAAAATACAACAAATTCTGATTAATTTAATTAAAAACGCTATCGACTCTTTAGCAATCAGTAATAAAAATGAGAAAAGATTGGTAATAAGGTTAGAGCTACTTACAGAAAAAAGATGGCTTGAAGTTATTATTAAAGACAACGGCATAGGTATAGCCAAGGAAGATCTACAAAAAATTTTTTCATTTGGCTTTACTACTAAATCAAATGGACATGGTTATGGTTTACATAATTGTGCTTTGTTAGCAATTGACTTAGGTGGAGAGCTAAAGGTAGAGTCAAAAGGTATTAATCAAGGTGCTAATTTTACACTTAGCCTTCCTCTTGAGAAAGAATAA
- a CDS encoding vanadium-dependent haloperoxidase: MKKGWLALSLSVSLIIILTGLYFYLSNTKTQQLPTYFTYTPEEQASLFQLQSNKLMTTSSLKKWDNLMFDLVKSHKLADAPASKLYAYVTTAQRDAAFLAFNSKHQFIGSLDIVSSEVLCLFFPDSCLNIKLTVNNDDRFSRRLSDLVLGKIKQRIAKDRLNERLSPQLAGEGYWAGVKPFFGQEVGSWAPWFISSVKQYLSPNPPKPNDPAWQAQLKQTEKALSSITPEQTKAVVFWAGNPSTVTPPGIWLKFANDYMDREQIPFSKVVFVRSVLSMGIADAVIALFNAKYTYWIKRPFMLNPNIHTVMPTPNHPSYPAGHSCISAAAATILTYYFPKNKSLWWEEAHQASSSRVWGGIHFPIDGSEGLKLGEKVAHAVLQAQSQTIVVNE, translated from the coding sequence ATGAAAAAGGGTTGGTTAGCCTTAAGCTTAAGCGTATCACTAATTATTATTCTAACTGGCCTTTATTTTTATTTATCTAATACTAAAACCCAGCAATTACCTACTTATTTTACATATACGCCAGAGGAACAAGCATCTTTATTTCAATTACAGTCTAATAAGTTAATGACTACAAGTTCCCTAAAAAAATGGGATAATTTAATGTTTGACTTAGTTAAATCTCATAAATTAGCTGATGCGCCAGCTTCAAAACTCTATGCTTATGTCACGACAGCCCAGCGTGATGCCGCTTTTTTGGCATTTAATTCGAAACATCAATTTATAGGGAGTCTTGATATAGTCTCTAGTGAAGTGCTTTGCTTATTCTTCCCTGATAGCTGTTTAAATATTAAGCTTACTGTTAATAATGATGATCGTTTTTCACGCCGCTTAAGTGATCTTGTTTTAGGTAAAATCAAACAACGGATTGCAAAAGACAGACTAAACGAGCGTTTATCTCCTCAACTTGCCGGAGAAGGCTATTGGGCTGGCGTTAAACCATTTTTTGGGCAAGAAGTTGGCTCCTGGGCACCATGGTTTATTAGCTCTGTAAAACAATATTTATCCCCTAATCCACCTAAGCCTAATGACCCCGCATGGCAAGCACAACTTAAACAAACAGAAAAAGCGTTATCTAGTATCACGCCTGAACAGACTAAGGCTGTCGTATTTTGGGCAGGAAATCCTTCCACCGTTACACCACCTGGTATTTGGTTGAAATTTGCTAATGATTACATGGATAGAGAGCAAATTCCGTTTTCTAAAGTAGTCTTTGTTCGCTCAGTACTTTCTATGGGCATAGCCGATGCAGTAATAGCATTATTTAATGCGAAATATACTTATTGGATAAAGCGTCCGTTTATGTTAAATCCTAATATTCATACAGTCATGCCTACGCCAAACCATCCAAGTTACCCGGCTGGACACTCCTGTATTTCTGCTGCTGCAGCAACGATTTTAACGTATTATTTTCCTAAAAATAAATCGCTTTGGTGGGAAGAGGCTCACCAGGCAAGCTCAAGCCGTGTTTGGGGAGGAATTCATTTTCCTATCGATGGCAGCGAAGGATTAAAGTTGGGCGAGAAAGTAGCTCATGCTGTTTTGCAGGCACAGTCACAAACTATAGTGGTAAATGAGTAA
- a CDS encoding EAL domain-containing protein, giving the protein MDDLKYDFRIIIIDDNVEIHKDFLKILTKPIPNELEEFEEKLFEKIPNSPDNLILPRFKIDTATQGHEGAALIKKAIEDKKPYALAFVDIRMPPGWNGIETIKNIWKIDADLHVVICTAYSDYTWEETIEELGHSDNFLILKKPFDHIAVRQLAYALTRKWKLLRESRVYTLSLEQEVQKRTEELKFHATHDALTGLANRVLLQDRIQQAIATYKRYQTQFAILFFDLDRFKLINDSLGHSAGDELLHMLAQRLQSAVRSFDTLARLGGDEFVLLITELINLDDIAKIANKVIHIIKEPLQIMGHTLGVTSSMGVALCPQDGQEVDNLLRNADTAMYHAKKLGGDQFQFYSYEMNENVLEQLKLETELYQALAKKELELWYQPQFHIQEHKLEAVEALIRWKHPSKGLLLPIDFILIAERTGLIIPIGEWTLKEACKQNKAWQEAGLAPIRMAVNITSQQLSQIDFIGKVKSILSEVNLAPQYLELELSESAIINPSIIDKINELKSFGIQIALDDFGTGYSNLHHLRTMALNRLKIDRSFINNIQCNGNDELIIQAIISMAKSLNLDVLAEGVETQKQLDFLKGYRCDQIQGFYFSKPLPAEDLTQLLNNPDAIKDMLKQVRKE; this is encoded by the coding sequence ATGGATGATCTTAAGTATGATTTTCGTATTATCATCATTGATGATAATGTAGAAATTCATAAAGACTTTCTAAAAATACTTACAAAACCTATTCCAAATGAACTTGAAGAGTTTGAAGAAAAACTATTTGAGAAAATCCCTAATTCTCCAGATAATTTAATTTTACCACGCTTTAAAATCGATACAGCAACGCAAGGTCACGAAGGCGCAGCACTTATCAAAAAGGCAATTGAAGATAAAAAACCCTATGCACTTGCCTTTGTAGATATTCGTATGCCGCCGGGTTGGAATGGCATTGAGACGATTAAAAATATCTGGAAAATTGATGCTGATCTTCATGTAGTGATATGCACAGCCTATTCTGATTATACTTGGGAAGAAACTATTGAAGAATTAGGACATAGCGATAATTTTCTTATCTTAAAAAAGCCTTTTGATCATATTGCAGTACGTCAATTAGCTTATGCATTAACAAGAAAGTGGAAGTTGCTTCGGGAGTCGCGCGTTTATACGCTATCGCTTGAACAAGAAGTACAAAAAAGGACGGAAGAACTAAAATTTCATGCGACACACGATGCCCTCACAGGGTTAGCTAATCGAGTACTTCTTCAAGATAGAATACAGCAAGCCATCGCTACTTATAAGCGTTATCAAACCCAATTTGCTATTTTATTTTTTGACCTAGATCGGTTTAAATTAATTAATGATAGTTTAGGACATTCAGCAGGTGATGAATTATTGCATATGTTAGCGCAACGCTTACAATCTGCAGTCCGCTCTTTTGATACGTTAGCAAGGCTTGGGGGAGACGAGTTTGTATTGCTGATTACTGAACTAATTAACCTAGACGACATAGCAAAAATTGCTAACAAAGTAATCCATATTATTAAAGAACCTTTACAAATTATGGGTCATACTTTAGGTGTTACTAGTAGTATGGGAGTAGCTTTATGTCCTCAAGATGGCCAGGAGGTAGATAATCTTTTACGTAATGCTGATACAGCAATGTATCATGCTAAAAAGTTAGGCGGCGATCAGTTTCAATTTTACTCTTATGAAATGAATGAGAATGTATTAGAGCAGTTAAAGCTTGAAACGGAATTATATCAAGCGTTAGCAAAAAAAGAGTTAGAATTATGGTATCAGCCACAATTTCATATACAAGAGCATAAATTAGAAGCCGTTGAAGCATTGATACGTTGGAAGCACCCTTCAAAAGGCCTACTTTTGCCGATAGATTTTATTCTTATTGCAGAGCGTACAGGCTTAATCATTCCTATAGGTGAGTGGACTTTAAAAGAAGCATGTAAACAAAATAAGGCTTGGCAAGAAGCAGGTTTAGCACCGATACGGATGGCTGTTAACATTACTTCTCAACAGTTAAGTCAGATTGATTTTATAGGAAAAGTAAAGTCGATATTAAGTGAAGTAAATCTAGCACCTCAATACCTTGAGCTAGAATTAAGTGAAAGCGCCATTATTAACCCTTCTATTATTGATAAGATTAATGAATTAAAAAGCTTTGGTATACAAATTGCATTAGATGATTTTGGTACGGGTTATTCTAATTTACATCATTTACGTACAATGGCTTTAAATCGATTAAAAATAGACCGCTCTTTTATAAATAATATTCAGTGTAATGGGAATGATGAGCTAATTATTCAGGCAATTATTTCGATGGCGAAAAGTTTAAATTTAGATGTTCTTGCTGAAGGAGTAGAAACACAAAAGCAGCTTGATTTTTTAAAAGGGTACCGCTGTGATCAAATTCAAGGCTTTTATTTTAGTAAACCCTTGCCTGCAGAAGACCTGACCCAATTATTAAACAATCCTGATGCAATTAAGGATATGTTAAAACAAGTCCGAAAGGAATAA
- a CDS encoding S8 family serine peptidase: MKKNLAYLFIALSPSLTLAKALIDSDVVDKLKDMQKKFIQQSNVDKEPKISLLIFLHSFNEKKAFLKDINQYSSIEIKDISFMPAVTIVIPARTYLFNKLASHPAIAQISSYNLGKTELDISTQILKLTPSIVYPEVSNWWDHGYTGHKGVIGLIDDGVDPNHPALANKTLIIRKEEGSLYSNYLNGVRSSHGTGVACIYASNNKTYKGIAYGASKIVLGLSGKETPNIEDIMLTMSTLDWMLTRAEIKPTIINYSMGNGKIACSNCPEWSGLAKVVDYVVNNKKILWVKSAGNAGYIAPTKQAPFATTLTVPGDNYNALTIANMNPIINENGIDYKTANRDKHSIRSTSSRGPTPSGRRKPDLTAPGHNTRTCAPDPETYHFKYTDSMDYKNGYRLMTGTSAAAPHVGAAILLIQDAGITNPIAIKALLINSADTWTDSDKAEPYDGIIRNHFPIMGSKWNRTYGWGYINMEQAFAQKGYIIEDKLTLNNSSLTYEAFLNVGEKITLVHERRVGYFKDSTEWKLSHLSLELIDKNTDKIIAFDDSPIDTVHQVANCRLSNGKCAPKDKARHVLVHVKLLSQTIDGSDSEPFALVLKTPNTSDNS; the protein is encoded by the coding sequence ATGAAAAAAAATTTAGCTTACCTATTTATAGCCCTATCGCCTTCATTAACTTTAGCTAAAGCTTTAATAGATAGTGATGTAGTAGATAAGCTAAAGGATATGCAAAAAAAATTCATACAACAATCTAATGTAGATAAAGAGCCTAAAATTTCTCTGTTAATTTTTTTACACTCTTTTAATGAGAAAAAGGCTTTTTTAAAAGATATTAATCAATATTCTAGTATTGAAATTAAAGATATAAGCTTTATGCCAGCTGTAACTATTGTTATTCCTGCTAGGACATACTTATTCAATAAGTTAGCAAGTCACCCTGCCATAGCTCAAATTTCCTCTTACAACTTAGGAAAAACTGAACTTGATATTAGTACTCAGATATTAAAATTAACACCATCTATTGTATATCCCGAAGTGAGTAATTGGTGGGACCATGGTTATACAGGTCATAAAGGAGTTATTGGTTTGATTGATGATGGGGTCGATCCTAATCACCCTGCATTAGCTAATAAAACTCTAATTATAAGAAAGGAAGAAGGATCGCTATATTCAAATTATCTAAATGGTGTACGTTCATCTCACGGTACAGGTGTTGCTTGTATCTATGCTAGTAATAATAAAACTTATAAAGGGATTGCTTATGGCGCTAGTAAAATTGTTTTAGGACTATCAGGTAAAGAGACACCAAATATTGAAGATATCATGTTAACCATGAGCACCTTAGATTGGATGCTAACACGAGCAGAAATTAAGCCCACAATCATTAATTACAGTATGGGTAATGGGAAAATCGCTTGCTCGAACTGCCCTGAATGGAGTGGGCTTGCTAAGGTAGTTGATTATGTTGTTAATAATAAAAAAATTCTGTGGGTTAAGTCAGCTGGTAATGCAGGTTATATAGCGCCAACTAAACAGGCTCCATTTGCTACTACTTTAACTGTACCTGGTGATAATTATAATGCGCTGACTATTGCGAACATGAACCCTATTATTAATGAAAATGGTATTGATTATAAAACAGCTAATCGTGACAAACACAGTATAAGGTCAACAAGCAGCCGAGGCCCTACACCCTCTGGTAGACGTAAACCCGATTTAACAGCACCTGGCCATAACACTAGAACTTGTGCGCCTGATCCAGAAACTTATCATTTTAAATACACCGACAGCATGGATTATAAAAATGGTTATCGCCTAATGACAGGAACTAGTGCTGCAGCTCCTCATGTAGGAGCAGCCATCTTATTAATCCAAGATGCAGGTATTACTAATCCTATAGCAATAAAAGCTCTACTTATTAATAGTGCTGATACTTGGACTGATAGTGATAAAGCTGAACCTTATGACGGTATTATTAGAAATCATTTTCCTATTATGGGATCTAAATGGAATCGTACTTATGGCTGGGGCTATATTAATATGGAACAAGCCTTTGCGCAGAAAGGATATATCATTGAAGATAAATTAACATTAAATAATTCCTCTCTAACCTATGAAGCTTTTCTAAATGTAGGTGAAAAAATTACGCTTGTACATGAACGACGTGTAGGCTATTTTAAAGACAGTACCGAATGGAAGCTTAGCCATCTTTCTTTAGAACTAATTGACAAGAATACGGATAAAATTATTGCTTTTGATGATAGCCCAATTGATACTGTTCATCAGGTAGCAAATTGTAGGCTATCAAATGGCAAATGCGCGCCTAAAGATAAAGCTCGGCATGTTTTAGTACACGTTAAGCTTCTAAGTCAAACGATTGATGGTAGTGATAGTGAGCCTTTTGCACTAGTTCTAAAAACGCCTAATACTTCAGACAACTCCTAA
- a CDS encoding SDR family oxidoreductase: MARYLIIAASSAIGQAVSKLLKEQGDEVITTTRNKDKITPDFTLDATDFDAVDKVFEQAGTLDGVVNCAGSLLLKSAHLTSFDEFQNTINASLTTSFAIIRAAGKYMRHGGSVVLIASAAALTGLANHEAIAAAKAGIIGLAQAAAATYASSNLRINVVAPGMVRTPLTDSLFSNQLIAKVSISMHALGRVGEPLDIARAILFFLNTSNNWITGQVLAVDGGLSAVRPKLKI; encoded by the coding sequence ATGGCTCGCTACTTAATTATTGCAGCAAGCAGTGCAATTGGACAAGCGGTTAGTAAACTTCTCAAAGAACAAGGAGATGAAGTTATAACCACCACGCGCAACAAAGATAAAATAACACCAGATTTTACTTTGGATGCTACTGATTTTGATGCAGTTGATAAGGTTTTCGAGCAGGCAGGTACCCTCGATGGCGTTGTGAATTGCGCAGGTTCTTTATTACTTAAAAGTGCTCATCTCACAAGTTTTGATGAATTTCAAAACACAATTAATGCTTCTTTGACTACATCATTTGCCATTATTCGTGCTGCAGGGAAATACATGAGGCATGGTGGCTCTGTGGTACTCATTGCTTCAGCAGCAGCTTTAACAGGCTTGGCTAATCATGAGGCTATTGCAGCAGCTAAAGCGGGGATTATCGGTTTGGCTCAAGCGGCGGCTGCGACCTATGCCTCATCTAATTTGCGTATTAATGTAGTAGCTCCTGGGATGGTTAGAACCCCTCTTACTGATTCTTTATTTTCTAATCAATTAATAGCTAAAGTATCGATTTCTATGCATGCGTTGGGGCGAGTTGGAGAACCTTTGGATATTGCAAGAGCTATCTTATTTTTTCTTAATACCAGTAACAATTGGATAACCGGCCAAGTTCTTGCCGTGGACGGCGGGTTAAGTGCTGTTCGTCCTAAGCTAAAAATTTAA